TATCACCGAGTGGGCCTGAGTCTTGCAATAAGGGGCCTACGACCGATTGCACAGCAAAATTATCCTTACGGAAGATCCTTTTAATGAGTGCATCTATTGACTCATTAAAAATCTCGACGGTCTGGATAAAAAAACCTCGAACGGTTGGGGATTGTTGCAATCGTTCAAGAATGTCTGTTTCGTTTAATTCTTCGCTCATTACGTCTTCTAATTGTTTTAGGAGCCTAAGGTTAGGCTCCTAAATTGGGGCGTTTATAATTGTTGGTATAGTTTTTCAATCTTTTGAATTTCAACGCTATTTTCGTCAAGGCCAGTATAATGCGCTAATGCTTTTTTAATGCCTTGATCTTGAATAGCCTTTTGTAACTCAACCGCTTGAGGGTCGGTATCATTACGGTATTTACAAGCGGCTGCAACGCCTTTTAATAACGCGCCATTTTCAGTGCCATACTCGATGGTGCCAAGTAAAGGCTTGATTAAGCGATCGTTAGCCCCTAGTTTACGTAGTGGTTGGCGTCCAACGCGATCCACTTCATCGACTAAATATGGGTTGGCAAAGCGGCCTAGAATTTTATTGATGTAAGCGGCGTGCAATTCTCGGTCAAATTGGTAGCGTTGAATTAATACTTCACCACTCTCAAACATCGCTTGTTTTACATCAAAATAAATCTCTGGATCTTCGATGGCTTCACGGATGGTTTTATGTCCTTTTAAGCAACCAAGGTAAGCCGTAATACAGTGACCCGTATTTAAGGTAAACAGTTTACGCTCAACAAAAGCCATCAAATTGTTCGTTTTTTCCATGCCTTCAATATTAGGCACTTCGCCTTTAAATTGGCTCTCATCCACAATCCATTCGCTAAAGCTTTCTACGGTTACTTCAAGTGGATCATCGTTCGCCGCTTCAGCAGGGGGAACAATACGGTCAACGGCTGAATCTACAAAGCCAATTAGCTCATCGGTTTTGCTGTGCAGACTTTCATCTAGATATTTATACACTTCGCCTTTTAGGTGAGTGGTGCCGCGTACCATATTCTCACAAGCGATGATATTTAGTGGTTTTTCGTTGCCGCTTTCAAAACGTTTTGTGATGCCGGCCGCAATGGTTTTTGCAATGATATCTAAGACGTTAGGGCCAACGGCTGTGGTCACTAAGTCAGTATGCACAATGCGGTCAATCACATCATCACTGGCAGAGTTTACCGCAGTCACATGACTAACTGTATCTATTTGACAATTTGCGCCAACAACTTTGACTTTGTATTCTTGCTTATGGCTGATTTGATCGACTAATGGGGCATTAACATCCGCAAAGGTAACTTGGACATCGGCATCAGAAAGTAGTTTGCCAATAAAGCCACGACCGATATTGCCTGCACCGAAATGAACTGCATTTTTCATAATAAATTCCTACGATTATCAATTAAAAACTGGGTTAGGTGAGGCTTGATGTTATAGGGAACACCAAACCTCTTTTTCCACAAATTAGGCGGCTTGATTGCTTTGCAAAATCTCGAGTACTTCTTCGACGTCGGTCGTTGAAGTAAGCTTGTCAATGGCCTCTGGGTCATCTAACGCATTGGTGATCGTAGTGATTACTTGAATATGTTCATCATTTTTAGCCGCGATACCTATAACGAGTTTTGCAACTTCATCATCATCTTCGCCAAATTGAACACCGGCAGGGTATTGGCAAATAATGATGCCTGTTTTGATGACGCGATCTTTCGCTTCGACTGTACCGTGTGGAACCGCAATGGATTCACCAAGGTAAGTTGGAACTAATTTTTCACGTTCAAACATCGCATCGACGTATTCTGGTTCGGCATAACCCAGTTCAACCAATTTGTTGCCCGCAAAGCGAATCGCTTCTTCTTTATTGGCTGCGGTTAATCCTAAGCAGATGTTTTTACGTTCAATGCTGAAAACGGATGGGTTTTGTTCTTCATAGCTGTCGTCATTGGCCGCTAAGATAGAGACTTTAACGGCTTGGTTGTCATTGGCTGCGTCTGGGCGTTGTGCCGAAAGCAGTTGAGTGACCAGTTGGTTGTACATTTCACTATCGAGGAAATTGACCAGTGAGATGTGGTGTGCATTTGGCGCGTGTTTACGAGCACGGTCAGTTAAATCTTTATGAGTGATCACGATGTCGACTCCTTCTGGCAAATTATTGATAGCAAGGTTGGTCACTTGGATATCCAGACCGGCTTGTTGAACCTTTTTACGTAGTAAGCTTGCGCCCATTGCGCTTGAGCCCATACCAGCGTCACAAGCCACGATAATGCTACTTACATTGGCCATATCAATTTGGTTGTTTGAAGAGCTTGCGTTTTGACCTTTCGCATTGGCTTTCATGTTTTGCATTTCTGCGGTGGCTTTATCTAGAGCGGCTTCATCACCATCTTCTTCAGTTGTGCGTTGTGATTTCATTAAGACAACGGCAACGGCGAAGGACACGAGAGTAGCGGCTAATACTGAGCTCACCACACCAAGCAAAGAGCTGCTTGGAGTCAGCAACAAGATTGCGAAGATAGAACCAGGAGATGCAGGAGAAACGATACCGGCATTAAAGGTGATGAGAACAAATACACCTGTCATACCACCAGCAATTGCAGCTAAGATTAAACGCGGGTTCATCAAGATGTATGGGAAATAAATCTCGTGAATACCACCAAAGAAATGGATGATAGACGCACCACCTGCGGTTTGTTTTGCCGTACCTTTACCAAAGAACATGTAAGCCAATAAGATGCCTAAGCCTGGACCTGGGTTTGATTCAATTAAGAAGAAGATAGATTGGCCAGTTTCTGCCGCTTGTTGAATACCTAGTGGCGAGAAAATACCGTGGTTGATAGCGTTATTTAAGAATAGGATTTTCGCAGGTTCAACAAAGATAGATGTCAGTGGTAATAAATGGGCGTTAACTAAAAAGTGAACACCAGACGCCAACGTGGTTGATAATACTTTCACAAAAGGACCAATCAGCATAAAGGCGATGATCGCACAGATCATACCGATAATGCCGGCTGAGAAGTTATTGACTAACATTTCAAAGCCGCTTTTGACTTTGCCTTCAACACGTTTATCGAACGCTTTGATTGCCCAGCCACCCATAGGACCAACAATCATGGCACCCATGAACATTGGAATATCGGTTCCGGCAATCACACCCATTGTTGTGATGGCACCAACAACCGCACCACGCTCACCACCGACTAATTTACCACCGGTATAACCGATCAGTAACGGTAGGAGGTACGTGATCATCGGGCCAACCATTGAAGCTAGCGTTTCATTTGGTAGCCAGCCAGTTGGAATGAATAAGGCAGTAATAAACCCCCATGCGATAAACGCACCGATGTTAGGCATTACCATGTTAGAGAGGAAACGACCAAAATTTTGTATCTTGATCTTAGCATCTGGTGATATCATAACGACTCCCGTCTGATGTTCTTAATTTATTTTTTTGTGGTAACGGTCCGCGAAAACCGTATTTAGTTGCTTAGTACCCAATCAATTTACCACACAATTTTAAATAAGAACTGATGACGGGTTTTTTGTGAGCAAGATCACGATTTACCCCTGTTTTGTTCAATTTTATGCGATCTACTTTGCATTAATTCACTGTAATTTCCTTACAAATCGTTAATTTCAATTTAACGTCAATTTTTATTGTGATCTGAATCACAAAACACCTCGAAGCCAGCATTATATATTTTGTGATCAACATCACTAATTAGCTATTAACTAACCTCCGGCTAAATTTTAGGGTGATCTGCGTCACTATGGTTAATTTATTTTACATAGTGAAATAATTTGTGAACAAATGTGGTTTATAAAGTGTAGTTTTATTTCAATTTGATTATTGAGATGAATATGTTGATAAGCGTGATTTTGGCAGTGTATATCGCATAAAAAAATCCCTGCTCTTTAGGGAAAAAGCAGGGAGTGGCTTATTATGATGCGAATCAGAAGCACAAAAGTCATAACACTTAGGTTAACGACTCTTTAAATTGTAGAACGAGTTGCTCAATTGTGGATGTGAATATTCTGTGACCTTATGGGATTGGTATCGTGATCAATATTGATGAAACTTACCGCTTTGGTAATCGTTTATCGCTTGATGAATTTCATCCATGGTGTTCATGACAAATGGTCCATAATGAACAACGGGTTCATCAATCGGCTGCCCGGCAAAAATCAACAATCCGGTTTCGCTTGTCGCTTCAAGTAGCAGTTCGTCGTGATAGCTGACTGGATTATGACTGGTTACTGAGCTAGGGCTTGTTGCAGGTAATAGCGCAAAGTCCGATTGTTTGAGCGTTTTACCCAACACCTTTGCACTGCCTTTATACACATAAATCATGGCATTATGCTGACAAGGCACCTTCAGCTGGATCTGACTACCTAATTGCGCTTTCCAGTCGGCAACGGTGGCGGGAACCCCTGTATCGGTGAGTGGGCCTTGCCAAACCTGACCATTGATGTCGAGTTCACCTGCCATTACTCGGATTAGGTTATGTGGCTCAAGCGTGACTTCTGTTATTGTTTCAGGCTGAAAATCCACATATTTAGCCGGTTGCATTTTGTCGCGTGCCGGTTGGTTTATCCAAATCTGAAAGCCATGCAATTGCCCTTCTTCCATAATTGGCATTTCACTGTGGATCACACCTTGTCCGGCTGCCATCCATTGCGCTCCACCACTGCGTAACTCTCCGATATTGCCCATGTGATCTTGGTGCTGAAAATGCCCATTCATCATATAAGTTAAGGTTTCAATACCACGGTGAGGATGAGGAGGGAAACCACCCACATAATCTTTTTTATCGTCAGCCTTCAACTCGTCCATCATAAGGAAGGGAGAAAAATGCCGATTATTAAAACCCGCAATACGTTGAATTTTCACCCCATCGCCATCGGATGTGGGTTGAGATTGCATCACCAGACGAACCTCACGAATCGCTGTTGCAGTCATAGTCACCTCGCTCATTGTGTTAGCAGTGATACTGTTTAATCTGTGTCACCGTTTAATCTGTGATGTAAGGAGTGTAACCAAGATAATCGTAAACAAGAGCGACAGCGGTACATCAACTTGTTCGAAAAATTTGAATGAGTGCAGGTAGGCCATGAAAAGGCAATGTTAAAGAGATGTGTTATTGACCATTGATTCAGTAATAGAAATGACATAGTTTAACAAGAGATAACTCTCCTGTATTAATAGCTTGTGAGCGTTTTTAACCATTAGAAACATTCTAGGTCTATCACCAGATAAACCAGTCAAGCCGTTAATTAATAAGGTGTGAAGGATTTCACCAAAGCGTCATTCGTAACGCAATCTTGGAAATAAACGAGAATAATAAAGTATCAAAAGGAATTGCCATGTCGATTATTCAAGCTGCCAACCCCCAAATGCCTGTTTGTAAGGCGCTGACTTCGTTCGCGTTAATCGCCACTCTTGCTAGTGGTGTTGCTGATGCGGCAGAGAAGTCAATCACCGTAGGAGCATTGCGCTTTACGAGCCATGCGGCCACGTTTGTAGCGGTTGAAAAAGGCTATTTCAAACAACAAGGTTTGGATGTTAAGCTGAAGTTTTTCCAAGCAGCGCAACCTATGGCAGTCGCAGTGGCTTCAGGAGATGTGGATTACGCCGTAACCGCTATGTCGGGTGGATTGATTTCATTAGCTGATAAAGGGGCAATCAAAGTGATTGGGGGTTCTTTGTCAGAAGATCCCAATATTGACGGTCAGAAAATTGTGGTCTCCAATAAAGCTTATGAGGCAGGTTTAACCGATCCTTCGAAATTGGATGGTAAAAGCTGGGCGATTTCTCAATCCGGTTCGTCATTTCATTATGTGGGTTCACAACTTGAGCAGCAAGAAGGTATCACTTTAAAATACAAGCCATTACAGAAAGTGGGTGCCATTATTGGTGCACTAAAAACTGGGCAAGTGGATGCTTGGTCTATCGTGCCTCATATTGCCAAACCATTAGCCGAAAGCGGCGCTATTCATATTATTGGTAATGTGTCGGATTTCTTACCCCATTATCAAGTGACTACCATCTTTACCTCGACCAAAAATGCCAAAGAAGAACGGGCACAAACTCAAGCGTTTTTAACCGCCTTAGCGCAAGGAGCGGCAGATTATAATGCGGCCATGATTGATAAAACGGACAGCCCGCAAGCAATGGTAAGCTTAATTCATCAATATATTTATACCGATCAACCCATCGAAAAAGCCGCTCCTAGCATTATTAATGGTTCGATGCGCTTAAATGCCGGTAATTATCTCAATATGAGCTCTCTACAAAGCCAACTGCATTGGTTACAAAAAGAGAAGATGGTCAAAGCAGATATTCAACTGAGCGATATTGTTGATACCAGCTATGTCAAAACAGTGAACGATTCAGGCGCTGAAAAATAAGGTTTAAGTGAATGAATTTAATCATTGAAAATCTCAGTCACCATTATGGCGAGATGCCGGTATTGCAAGACATCTCATTAGATATTCCTACCGGAAAAATTGTGTGTATTGTCGGCCCATCAGGATGCGGAAAATCCACATTATTACGCATGATTGGTGGCTTGGAGCAGGCCAGCTCAGGGCAGATCTTACAAGTGGGAGAACCTCCACAAGAGTGCTTAAATCCGCTGACTTATGTCTTTCAAGATTTTGCTCTGCTGCCTTGGCGTACGGTGGAAGGCAATATCAGTCTAGTGTTAGAAGATCATAAATTGAATAAACAACAACAAGCGTCGATCATTACCGATGTATTGAGTCGCACGAATTTAACGGATTTTCGTCAAGCTCTGCCCAAACAATTGTCTGGTGGCATGAAGCAGCGAGTGGCGATTGCGCGTGCGTTGGCGGTTAAACCGGCAGTGATGTTAATGGATGAACCGCTTTCAGCACTGGATAGCCAAACTCGTGAGCTGTTAATGGACGATTTAGTGAATCTGTGGAGTCATGCGCCTTTTACCGCAGTCTATGTGACTCACAATCTCAATGAAGCGGTGCGTTTAGGGCATAAAATTGTGGTGTTATCTCGTCGGCCGGGCTGCATTCATGAAGTCGTTAATATTGAGACGCCATTAAATGAAAGACACAACAGTGATCCGGCATTAGCAGAAAAACAAGCTTACTTATGGCAATTGATGCGTGAAGAAGCCATGGCGGCAGAAGGAGAGTTAATTGATGGATAAGCTTTCTGCAGGACACGTTGAGGCTGACCAATCTCACGTACACAACCAAACCCCAGTGCCATTTCGTGGTGGTGGTTTTGCCCCGCAAGCGAAACCTTGGGTTGGCTTTTTGGTGTTTGTTGCCTTGATTGCACTGTTAGAAATGGGGACTCGAAGCGGTGTCATTTCTTCATTGACCGTACCTCAACCTTCTAATGTTTGGCATACCTTTGTTGATTTATATCAAAGTGGTCAGCTGTGGCAACAATTAATCCCCTCATTAACCCGCTTAGCGGTCGGCGCGACCATAGGTGTATTCTTGGGGATCAGCTTAGGCATCATGATTGGTTTGTTCTCATTGGCAAGAGCCGGTTTGGTGCCTTTGATTTCGGCGATTTTCCCGATTCCTAAAATTGCGTTATTGCCACTGTTTGTGATTTGGTTTGGTATTGATGAAGCGTCGAAATACGCTTTAATTGCCTTTGGAACATTTACCCCAACTGTAGTAGCAACTTATGGCGCGGTAGATAATGTCGATCGTTCATTGATTCGCATGGGGCAAAGCTTTTCCATGTCGTGGTTTTCGATTGTGCGCAAAATTGTATTGCCGGGAGCCATGCCGGGAATTTTATCAGGCTTACGAGTGAGTCTTGCCATCGCCATTATTTTATTGGTCGCTGCAGAAATGCTGGGCGCAGAATACGGCATTGGAGCGTATATTCTTGAGGCGGGTTCTCTGTATGACTTAGAACGTTTATTTACAGGGGTGGCAATTTTATCGCTCTTAGGTGTCATGATCAGTTTCATCATAACGCAAATAGAAAAGCACCTGTTGAAGTGGCGATAAACTTCAACTGAGGTTAATAAACCTCAGCTGCGGATAACTAGAAGTCACTCAATACAGCTCTTTGGGCGTCTAACTTCGTTAAAATCAACGCAATAGGCCAGCTATTGACTTATGATTTTGCCTTGTTAGCCATCCCAAATTGCAATATTGAGAGAAAGTAATCAACCCTATGTACCTGATGGATTTTTTATCTTTTATATATCATAAGGTTAGACTTGTTATTGTGACACTCTTATCCGCAGTTGAGGTTAATAACTTTCTTTATCTGAACGGGAATATTCAAGCGATAAAAAAGAGGCCACTTCACAAGATGTGGCCTCTTTAACATGTTAGCTTTAGTCAGTAACGATTATTGGTAATACGCTTCTACTGTGCCTTTAAGTTTGATCAGCATTGGGTTGCCAAAGCGATCTTTTGCTTTTGGAGAGGCAATTTTTACCCAACCTTCGCTAATGCAGTATTCTTCTACATCGGTACGTTCTTTGCCGTTAAAACGGATACCGATTGGGTATTCAAAGCATTCAGCCACATAGTGTGGGCTGCGTGGATTGCCTGCTAGGTGATCCGGTAATGCTGGCTTTTGGTTAGTCTCGCTCATGGTCATTGCCTATGTTTTATTATAAAGGGAAATCAAAGAGCGCCATTGTAGACAAGGGAAGCGGTTGGCTCAAGGTCGAAATGATGCCTTACACTGAAAGACGGCATCAAGTGCTCATACCAACCCGACTCCGTCGCCTTTAAGAGCAATAATTTCATGCGTTTCCTATTGTGAAGGTGGTAAAGGTGAGGTTGCTTCATCCACCAAATACAAAATGGATTGATAGGGAATACCACTATGATGTGATAAGCCAATTTCACAGGTTAAGCTATTACTAAATCCACGGCTACAATGAGTTGGCACTTGTGGTTTGAGTGGGGCCAGCGCCGCCGCATTGAGCTCAGGAGTATTAAACCCTTTGTCACCTGCCCAGCCACAACATTGAATGTGTTGTGGCACCACTACCGTTTTAGCACATTGCTTCGCCAGCGTTAACATGGTATCAGCGAGACCTAAGGTTCGAGTGCTACAGGTAATATGCAGCATGACGGTTTCATTAAGTGGCGTGAAGTGGAGATAAGGCGTGAGATGCTTCATCACAAATTCAGAAGGCTCAAACACCGACATAGGCTTACTAAATTGTTCTAAGCTTTGTTTAGCGCACGGGCTGGTATCCATTAAAATAGGGTACAAACCTTGGTGACTGGCTTGCCAAAGTTTCTCTTCTAATTGATTGGCTTTGCTATCACCTAATTCGTCAAACCCTTTGCTCTTATAAGGCATACCACAACATTGAGCGCTTAAATTTTTAGGCAAAATGATATCAAAGCCAGCTTTTTTGAGTAGCGACATGGTTACTTTGGTGAGCTCGGCGGCGCCACTATTGGAGCCGGCAGTGCGGCTGATGCAAGAGGGAAAATACACCACTTTGCGATGCTGGACATCGGCAATTTTGAAACGATCTTGGGCGGCTCTTTTTTGGGTGTCCATCGGCAGTTTATGGTGATTACCATCGGGGATTTCAGGAAGCCAAAGTGGCACTCGCTGTCTGCTGAGTTGACGAATCCCAGTGCTGACACCAGAGAGAACCCGCGGTCCTACCAATTTGCGCAGAATATGATTGATCTTGAGGCCCGTTTGAAGGGTGCTGGTGGTGCGAGCAAAGTGTTCGTGTGTCCAGCGGGCAATTAAAGGGGCTTGTGGGTATTGTTGGCGGCGCAATTTTTTGATTAAGTCACCGGTATTAATGCCGACCGGACAACGCTGCTCGCACAGTCCTGTTGCCGCGCATGTTTCAATACCTTGGTAATGAAAGAGCTTTTCTAATTCTGAGGCACTGGCTTTGCCGTCACGTTTTTGCTGTTGTAACTCTCGATACAGAACAATGCGTTGGCGAGGCGAGAGACTTAAAGTGCGAGAAGGGCATACCGCTTCACAAAAGCCACATTCGATACAGCGATCAACCAAGTCATCGGCTTGTGGCATCGGTTTGAGATGGGTTAAATGGGCATCCGAATCGTTATTAATGATCACGCCTGGGTTGAGCAAACCTTGTGGATCAAACAGGCGCTTAATTTCTTGCATTAAGCGATAGCCTTGTTTACCCCACTCCAATTCCACATAAGGGGCCATATTGCGGCCCGTGCCGTGTTCGGCTTTCAGTGAACCTTGATATTTGACCGCCACCAGTTGAGTGACGTCATCCATAAATTGGCCATAACGCTCAATTTCTTTTGGGTCTTCAAAGCCTTGAGTGAAGACAAAGTGCAGGTTGCCATCTAACGCATGACCAAAAATGATGCCCTCATCGTAACCATATTGCTCAAAGAGTTGCTGTAATTCGCGCACGCCTTGCGCCAAGTGTTCGACGGGGAAGGCCACGTCTTCAATAATGACCGTAGTGCCTGCTTCTCGTACTGCGCCAACGGCCGGAAAAAGCCCTTTACGAATATTCCATAAGTTCGCAACGATATTTGGATCGCGAGTAAAAGACACCGACTGAATAATATTGAATGGTTGAACTCGCGCTAAAATCGCATCACATTGAGCGTGCAGTGCGTGCTCATCGGTGGCATGAGATTCAATGAGTAACGCCGCCGCTTCGAGATCGAGTTGTGTGATAAAACTGGGCATGCCCGGCTTGTTGGCTATCGAGCGTAAAGAACGTCCATCCATCATCTCAACCGCAGCCACATGGGTATTGGCAAGTGCGCTCACTGCTTGGCTGGCTTGTTCAATATCTGCAAACACCAGCAAGGCAGACGCTTTATGTTGGTGGTCTTCAACGGTGTGATAAGTGATGTCGGCAATAAAGCCTAATGTGCCTTCAGAGCCGATCATCAAATGTTGAATGATCTGAATAGGATCGCTGAAATCGACCAAAGCATTAATGGCATAGCCTGTGGTATTTTTGAGGCGATATTTGTGCTGAATTAAGTGTGCCAGTTCGTGATCGGCTTTGGTTTGTTCTGCCAGTTCGGCAATTTGCGCAAGGAATTTAGGATGCAGATTTTTAAACGATTGAATGCTGCTTGGATTACCGGTATCTAAAATACTGCCATCAGAAAACGCAATTTTCATGCTCTCTACGGTTTGATAGGAGTTTTGCGCAGTCCCGCAACACATGCCACTGGCATTATTAGCGGCAATTCCGCCAATTTTACAGGCATTAATGGACGCTGGATCGGGGCCGATTTTTCGTCCGAATGGTGCAAGATATTGGTTAGCATCTGCTCCTATGACCCCAGGTTGTAAAGAAATACGCTGTCCATTTTCATGGATATGATAGTCACGCCAATCATCGGTTAAGGTGATTAATACTGAGTCAGAAATTGCTTGCCCGGATAAACTCGTGCCTGCTGCCCGGAAGGTAAATGGCAGTTCTAATGTGCGGCAGCAGCGCATGGTATAGAGCACTTCTTCAAGATCTTTGAGCCGTAATACGATTTTGGGTATTAAGCGATAAAAGCTGGCATCTGTGCCATAAGCTAAACATTGATCGTGTTGAGTGATGATACGAGAGGCGTCGATTCTCTTGGCCAAGGCGTGCGCTAGTTGCGAGTAAATATCCATACTTCCTGCTTCTCATTGTCTCAGTAAGAGATCTTTATTATCAATATATTATCGAATTGAATTCAGTATAGAGCGTGTTGAATATAACCTAAAGTCATGAGCGGATAATTTGTCGTGAATGTCTGTTTATCCAGCAACATTGGTGCGTCATTAATTCGTGTGTCATGACGGTAGCGAGATAACACAAAAAGGCAGCACACGGCTGCCTTGTTGTCATCAGTTATGCAAAATTTATAGCGTAATTAACACGTCTTCTGCGGCTAAACGAGATTTTGGCAGCTTAGCATTGTAGTCTTCCACGGCGTCATGATAGCCAATTGCTAGAGCAACATGACATTCATAACCATCTAATTCTGCAGCAAATTCTTTCCCTATTAGCTCGGAGTCAACGCCTTCCATAGTGGTGGAATCAATGCCTAAACGCGCCAAAGTGTGCAGTGCATTTCCTAAAGCAAGGTAGGTTTGAGATTTAGTCCAACCGTCATTAAAACCTTGTTCATTGGTGTTTAAATCGACGAAAGCAAAGGCCCCAAAGGCTTGTTGTTTTTCTTCAGGCTTATTACGGCCATCGGCGATGCCTTTATCGATCACTTTTTCATAATCGGCTTTGGTGTATTGCAGCTTGTGAGCAAACAAAATAATGTGCGAGGCAGTTGTTGCATGCGGCTGATTAAATTGGAATTTATTTGCAAAAGTTTGGTGGAAGCGTTGTTTAGCTTCATCGGATTCTAAAACTACAAATTTCCAAGGTTGCGAGTTAATCGAAGACGCCGATAGACGGATCGCATCGGTTAATGTTTGCATGTCTTCTGTTGAGACTTTTTTACTTGAGTCGTAACGTTTTGCAGTGTAGCGAGATTCTAAGTCTTTAATAATTTGGTTTGTCATGTCTATTCCTTAATGAGCAGCAAAATAAGCGCTTTTTTGATAATGACTATTGTATCAAGCGTGATCAAGTTCACACTGTGATTTATTTGATGGCTTTGTTCGAAAAATTTGTTCAAGCCAAATCGGGTGGTTAATTAATGAACACTTGAACAAGAAAAGAACTTAAATCACTCTAATAAAAATGAATTTCAGCTATTCTTTATACCCAAGTGGCCTAAAGATGCAGACTTCATATCTATCATCCAAGTCCTTAGGCAAGAAAAGATTTATGCGAAATGAGCACCTTTCAAGTAAATCTGATATCACAAAGACTAATTAAGTAGGGATTGCTTATGACGATGTATTCTTCCCCCCTTCGCTTATCGAGCGACAAGCTTTATCACCCTGCTGATCTGGAACAGCTGCCTTGTAAATCGACCAAAGACATTCTTCCTATTGATGAAATTGTCGGCCAAGAACGTGCGCAAAAAGCCGTGGAATTTGCCATGTCGATCAGAGACAAGGGCTATAACATTTATGCGACTGGGCAAAATGGTTTAGGCAAGCGAACCATGGTGCTGCGCTATTTAAATCGGCATAAACCGGATGATATGCAAGTGTTTGATTGGTGTTATGTCGCCAATTTTGAAGACATCCGTCGTCCAAAGGTATTGCGATTACCAAGTGGAGTAGGGAAAGCCTTTCGCTTGGATATGGACAAATTATTAACCAAATTAGTGAAAGCGATCCCGCTGGCATTTGATAACGAAGTGTATTTTTCGCGCTCGGAAAAGTTGAAAACTCAGCTCAATCAGAAACAACAATCGGCATTAGAAGAGATCAGTAAACAAGCCAAACAAAAAGGCGTGAGCTTAAGTATTACTTTGCAGGGCGATTACGAATTTATCGCCATGCAGAATGAGGAAGAAGTGCACACAGAGGAGTCGTTTTTAGAGCTGACTCAGAAAGAGCAAGAGACGTTTCATAAAACCATTGATGAGCTTGAAATCCAGTTACGCGGCATGATCCGTCAGTTGACAGAATGGGAAGAAGCCTTCAGCGAAAAAATGAAAAAACTCAATGATGAAACGGCGCTCGAAGTATTTGCTCATCTGATTAAAGATCTTAAAAAAAACTATTCTAAATACCCTGAGATTAAGCAGTATTTAACCGAAGTACAAAAAGATGTGGTTGAAAATGTTGACCAGTTCTTACAAGAGAGTAATGAGCAAAATGAGATTGCATCGGCCTCTTTAGACAGTAAATTGCCACGCCGCTATAGCATTAATGTGTTGGTGAGCCAGCCTGAAGATACCTTTCCTATAGTGGTGGAGGATAATCCTAA
This Vibrio aphrogenes DNA region includes the following protein-coding sequences:
- a CDS encoding ABC transporter permease, producing MDKLSAGHVEADQSHVHNQTPVPFRGGGFAPQAKPWVGFLVFVALIALLEMGTRSGVISSLTVPQPSNVWHTFVDLYQSGQLWQQLIPSLTRLAVGATIGVFLGISLGIMIGLFSLARAGLVPLISAIFPIPKIALLPLFVIWFGIDEASKYALIAFGTFTPTVVATYGAVDNVDRSLIRMGQSFSMSWFSIVRKIVLPGAMPGILSGLRVSLAIAIILLVAAEMLGAEYGIGAYILEAGSLYDLERLFTGVAILSLLGVMISFIITQIEKHLLKWR
- a CDS encoding DUF3297 family protein, whose protein sequence is MSETNQKPALPDHLAGNPRSPHYVAECFEYPIGIRFNGKERTDVEEYCISEGWVKIASPKAKDRFGNPMLIKLKGTVEAYYQ
- a CDS encoding FAD-binding and (Fe-S)-binding domain-containing protein — translated: MDIYSQLAHALAKRIDASRIITQHDQCLAYGTDASFYRLIPKIVLRLKDLEEVLYTMRCCRTLELPFTFRAAGTSLSGQAISDSVLITLTDDWRDYHIHENGQRISLQPGVIGADANQYLAPFGRKIGPDPASINACKIGGIAANNASGMCCGTAQNSYQTVESMKIAFSDGSILDTGNPSSIQSFKNLHPKFLAQIAELAEQTKADHELAHLIQHKYRLKNTTGYAINALVDFSDPIQIIQHLMIGSEGTLGFIADITYHTVEDHQHKASALLVFADIEQASQAVSALANTHVAAVEMMDGRSLRSIANKPGMPSFITQLDLEAAALLIESHATDEHALHAQCDAILARVQPFNIIQSVSFTRDPNIVANLWNIRKGLFPAVGAVREAGTTVIIEDVAFPVEHLAQGVRELQQLFEQYGYDEGIIFGHALDGNLHFVFTQGFEDPKEIERYGQFMDDVTQLVAVKYQGSLKAEHGTGRNMAPYVELEWGKQGYRLMQEIKRLFDPQGLLNPGVIINNDSDAHLTHLKPMPQADDLVDRCIECGFCEAVCPSRTLSLSPRQRIVLYRELQQQKRDGKASASELEKLFHYQGIETCAATGLCEQRCPVGINTGDLIKKLRRQQYPQAPLIARWTHEHFARTTSTLQTGLKINHILRKLVGPRVLSGVSTGIRQLSRQRVPLWLPEIPDGNHHKLPMDTQKRAAQDRFKIADVQHRKVVYFPSCISRTAGSNSGAAELTKVTMSLLKKAGFDIILPKNLSAQCCGMPYKSKGFDELGDSKANQLEEKLWQASHQGLYPILMDTSPCAKQSLEQFSKPMSVFEPSEFVMKHLTPYLHFTPLNETVMLHITCSTRTLGLADTMLTLAKQCAKTVVVPQHIQCCGWAGDKGFNTPELNAAALAPLKPQVPTHCSRGFSNSLTCEIGLSHHSGIPYQSILYLVDEATSPLPPSQ
- a CDS encoding nitroreductase family protein, which produces MTNQIIKDLESRYTAKRYDSSKKVSTEDMQTLTDAIRLSASSINSQPWKFVVLESDEAKQRFHQTFANKFQFNQPHATTASHIILFAHKLQYTKADYEKVIDKGIADGRNKPEEKQQAFGAFAFVDLNTNEQGFNDGWTKSQTYLALGNALHTLARLGIDSTTMEGVDSELIGKEFAAELDGYECHVALAIGYHDAVEDYNAKLPKSRLAAEDVLITL